The window CGCCTTGAGCGTTCCCGCACCATGGGCAGAGATCACCCCTCGCCGTCCGCCCCGACACGACATCAAGTCAGCCTCCTTCTTGGCGGCGCCCGGCACGGCGTGAGGGTGGAGCAAGGTACGGCGGTAGACGTTTTTTGGGAGAATGGTTGATATGACGACGACGGTTGATATTGAGGATCTGAAAGAGGCGTTGCGCGACGTCGTGGACCCCGAGCTCGGGATCAACGTCGTCGACCTCGGCCTGATCTACGGCGTGAACGTGGACGACGAGGGCGTAGCCACCATCGACATGACGTTGACAAGCGCCGCCTGCCCGCTGACCGATGTCATCGAGGAGCAGGCGAGATCGGTCACCGACGGCCTGGTCAATGAGCTGCGGATCAACTGGGTGTGGATGCCCCCGTGGGGTCCTGAGAAGATCACCGACGAGGGACGCGAGCAGCTTCGGGCACTGGGCTTCAACGTATGAACACGGTCGTCTTCGATCTGGGTGGCGTCCTGATCGACTGGGATCCTCGTTACCTCTATCGCAAGCTGCTGCCCGATGATGACGATGTCGAGCGGTTCCTTTCCGAGGTCACGACCCCGGAGTGGAACCTGGAGCAGGATCGCGGCCGTTCGTGGGACGACGCCGTGGCACTGCTCAGCGAACAGCACCCGGGTTACTCCGAGTTGATCGCGGCTTACCACCACCGGTGGGAGGAGATGATCGGTGGTCCCATCGGGGAGACGGTGGACATCCTCCAGGATCTCCGCAACACGGGAACCGAGCTGTACGCGCTGACCAACTGGTCGGCAGAGAAATTCCCCATCGCCCGGGAGCGATTCCACTGGCTGTCCTGGTTCGAGGGAATCGTGGTGTCGGGGGAGGAAGAGCTGATCAAACCAGATCCGCGGATCTTCCGGCTGCTCGCCGGCCGCTACGGCGTAGAACTGCCGTCGGCGGTCTACATAGACGACAACTCTGCCAACGTCCAGGCCGCGGCTAGTCTCGGTATGACCGCGTTGCATTTCACCTCGCCCGCCAAGCTACGAGTGGACCTGACGGGCGCGGGTCTACTTTCCACGCCCGAGTGACCATGTGGGTTCAGGACGCCGTGTTGGTAGGCGGCAACGGGGAGTTACGAGGGAGAATGAGCGAATGACGGTTCGGCCGATCCGGCTGTTCGGTGATCCAGTTCTGCGGACCAAGGCCGAGCCGGTGGTCACGTTCGACAAAGAGCTGCGGGGCCTGGTCAAAGACCTGACCGAGACGATGCTCGAAGCCGGGGGAGCGGGGCTGGCGGCGCCACAGCTCGGCGTGTCGCTGCGGGTGTTCACCTACGATGTCGACGGCATCGTCGGCCACCTGATCAACCCGGACCTCGAGCTGTCCGAGGAGGAACAGTTCGGGCCCGAAGGGTGCCTGTCTATTCCGGGTCTCGAGTATGACTGTGTACGCGCCTACGGTGTGGTCGCCAAGGGGTTCAACGAGTTCGGCGATCCGGTGACGATCGAAGGCACTGAGTTGCTGGCTCGCGCGATCCAGCACGAAACAGATCACCTCGACGGGATCCTGTTCATCGACCGCCTTGACCGCGAGGCGCGCAAGGCCGCCATGAAGGCGATCCGTGAGGCCGAGTGGGCCGGAGAAGCACCACCAGAGGTGAAGATCTCCCCGCACCCGACGTTCGGCCGCGCCACCTGAACCTGTCGCGGCCGCGCCGAGCGCGTGCCTGCTCGGGGTTCGTGGCCTGGCGTAACGTTTGGCCACGCAGAACCCGTCGTTACCGTTACGTGAGGCCACGAAGCTATGCAGTCGTCGATCGCCGATTACCTGATCGGGCTGCCCTCCGGTGAGATCACGCTCCGCGACGAGGGCACGCGGTCGGACTGGAGAGTCGAGGTCGGGGCGTTCCAGTTGATGCGTTGGCCGGTGACTCGCGAGATGTACGGCGCCGGCACCGGCGAAGTGCCGGCCGGCGCTGCCGGAGCATCGGTACCGATCACTGATGTGTCGTGGCTGGACGCGGTGCGGTACTGCAACGTGTTGTCCGAGGCCGAGGGGTTGCAGTCTGCCTACGCGATCGGCGACGACCCGGACGGGCTCGACGTGGCCTGGGACGAAGCGGCCGACGGCTACCGGCTGCCGTCCGAGGCCGAGTGGGAGTACGCCTGCCGAGCCGGCAGCGCTGAAGCCCGGTACGGCGAACTCGACGAGATCGGGTGGTATCGCGGAAACTCCGGCGGCGCGGTCCACGACGTCGCCACCAAGGCACCCAACGCTTGGGGACTGCACGACCTGATCGGCAACGTGTGGGAATGGTGCTGGGACCTCTACGACCCCTCGGTCTACGGTCCGTACCGGGTCTTCCGCGGCGGCGGCGCCTATGATCCGCCGCGTGGCTGCCGGGCATCATGCCGCCGGAAGAGCCACCCGACGTTCCGCATCGACGACCTCGGGTTCCGCCTCGCCCAAGCCGTCTAGCGCCCAAGCCGTCTAGCGCCCAACCCGTGGTGATCGTCAGTGGGTTGTGGTCGCGAAGAGGTGACGATCACCACGGATTGGGATGGATGGATTGGGGTGGATGGGTTGGGTTGGGGTGGGTTGGGGTGCGTGGGTTGGGTGGGTGGTTGGGTGCGTGGGGTGGGGTGGGATGGGTCAGTTAGTCGTCGGCGGGGGTCTCGCCGACCGGCCCGCGGATCTCGTCGTCGGTGATGAGGCCGCGCTCCCGGTCCGTGCCCGGGATGACGTTGTCCAGGATCAGCCCGAGGATCGCCGCCACGGCCATGCCGGTGCTGCCGACTGTCGTGATGACGTCGCCGATCCATTCCGCCCACGAGATGTGGATCTCGACGCCCTCGAAGTAGGCCGGCACCGACAGCCCCATGAACAGGATGAACCCGATGATCATCAGATTGCGCTGGCTGGTGAGGTCGGCACGGGTGACGTTGGAGATACCGATGGACGCGATCAGCCCGAACAATGTGCAATAAAGCCCGCCGACGATGGGTTGCGGGATAGTGGCCACAACCGCGCCGAACTTGGCGATCAGCCCGAACAGGATCAGGAACCCCGCGGCGATATACACCACCCGCCGGCTGGCCACCTTGGTCAGCGCCACCAGGCCGATGTTCTCGGTGTAGCTGGTCGAGGCGAATCCGCCGAACATGCCGGTGGCGAAGCAGCCCACCCCTTCAGCCCCGATGCCGCGGTTGATCTGCTTCTCGGTCGGGTGGTCCTTGCCCACGGCCCGCGAGATCGCGTGGTAGTCACCGAAGGACTCGATCATCGACGCGAGGAAGCCGGCCAGGGTGGCCAGGATGAAGCCCAGGCTGAACTGTGGCCAGCCCCACGGCATGAAGATGCCGCCATCGCCGAAGACGAGACTGCGGACCCAGGGCGCGTCGCCGACGCCGTCGAAGCTGACATACGCCGGGTTGCCCTCGGTGAGCACACCGATGGCGCTGAAGAACCAGGCCGTGACGTAGGCGAGGAGCAGTGCCAGCAGAATCGGGAACAGCGAGAAGAACCGCACTCTTGGCGCCAGGATCAGGGCGAAGGTGAACGCCGCCGCGATGGTCAGCCCGCCGAACCACCAGTTGCCGCCCGCCATGGGAGCGCCGGCCTGGAACAAGGCGAGGCCGATCAGCGCGATCACCGGACCGATGACCACCGGAGTGATGTATCGGCGGATCCGCCCGAACAGCCCGGTATAACCGAGCACCATCTGCAGCACCGAGCCGGCGATGATGGCGCCGGCGATGTATTGCATGCTGACATCGCCGCCCTGGGCGACGGTCCCGGCGATGATCGCGAAGAACGGGCCGAGGAATGCGAACGACACACCCTGGATGATCGGTAGCCGGGTGCCGAACCGGACCTGGAGGAACGTGGCGATGCCCGAACAGATCATCACGGAACTGACCAGGATGGCCATCTGTTCCGGATTCATGTCCATGGCCGGGCCGAGGATCAGCGGCACGGCTACCGTGGCGCCGAACATGGTGAGCACATGCTGGATGCCGAGTCCCACGCTCGCAAGCGGTCTAGGGACGTCGTCCAGCCCGTAATTCAGGTCAACCGGCCTTGCTGGGGTGCCGCTCATGAGAGGCCCTCCTGTATTCCGCTCGAGAAACCGGCCCGTCTGGGGCCGGAATGCCACGACGACTGCGCCCCGCCGGTGGAGCTTCAGTAGTATTGCCGGACCACGCTCACCAGACGAACACGGGTGCGTGGTCATCTCAGGCATGTTCCGTGGACAAGCAAGTTACCGGTCCGATGTGGTCTCGGTCACCTGGTGACATTCACGACGTTCCTAGCCTTCCTCCTGGCACATTTCGCCATGGTGAGAGTCCCGGTCTGGCGTAGCGTTGACCCATGACGGATACTCCGGACCGATTCGAGACCGGTCAGCGCGAGACGCCGTACAACGGGGACGTGACCAGCCCCGCCCAGCTGAGCGATCGCCTGGACGCCGCCGGATACCTCGCCGACGACGGCCTCGCGACAGCAGCCTTCCTGGCCATCCGCATGGGCCGGCCGCTGTTCGTCGAAGGAGAGGCCGGCGTCGGCAAGACGTCACTGGCCCAGGCACTCGCGGTGGCGTTGGGAGCGCCGCTGATCCGCCTGCAGTGTTACGAGGGCGTCGACGCCGCGCAGGCGCTCTACGACTGGGACTTTCCCCGTCAGTTGCTGCATCTGCGCGCTGCCGAGGCCGTCGGGGTCACCGACGTCGACCGGTTGGAGCACGAGCTCTACGACCGCCGGTTCCTGCTGGCCAGGCCGCTGCTGCGAGCCCTCGAAGAATCGCCGTGTGTCCTGCTCATCGACGAGATCGACCGGGCCGACGACGAGTTCGAGGCATTCTTGCTGGAAGTGCTCTCGGACTTCACCATCTCCATCCCCGAGGTCGGCACCGTCCGGGCCAGCACACCACCCGTCGTCGTCGTCACCAGCAACCGGACCCGTGAGGTGCACGACGCCCTGAAACGTCGCTGCCTGTACCACTGGCTCGACCACCCCGGCGTCGAGCGCGAGATCGCGGTGATCCGGCGGCATCTCCCCGAGGTCACCGAGCGGCTGGCCGCCGATGTCGCGCGCACCGTCCACCGGCTGCGTGAACTGGACCTGCTCAAACCCCCCGGCCTGGCGGAGTCGATCGACTGGGTCGCCGCGCTGTCGGCGCTGGGCGCGAACCAGCTGGACGCGGATCTGGCCGCGCGCACCCTCGGAGCGGTGCTGAAGTATCAGGAAGACACCGAGCGGATGCGGCCCCAGGTCGCCGATCTGGTCGGCGGATGAGCCATGGACCGGCCTGGCACACACACAACTGCCGACGACGATGCGGTTGGCGCGGTCGTGGAGTTCGCCGGCCGGTTGCGTGCCGCGGGTGCCCGGGTGCCGCCAACACGCGTGCACGCGATGATCCGCGCACTCGGTGAGCTCGGCGCGGACTCGCTGGCGTCGGTGTACTGGTCCGGCCGCCTCACGCTGTGTGCGTCGCCGGAGGACATCGACAGGTTCGATCACGTCTTCGCGGCGTACTTCTCCGGACGTCCGGAGCGTCCGCGCCCGCGCGTCGCGGTCGAGCCGTCGTACCAGCTCGTCGCCCGGCCCGCGGACACGGCCGGGAACGGCGATCAGCACGATGACGAGCCCCAGCCCCCGGAACAGCTGGCCACCGCCAGCCGGTTGGAGGTGCTGCGGCATCGCGACGTCGCCGAGCTCGGCGTGGCCGAACGCGCCGAGGTGCAACGTTTTGTCAGCCTCCTGGTGCCCGCCGGACCACAGCGGCTCACTCATCGGCTGCGCGCGTCGCCCAGCGGCACGGTGGACCCGCGCCGCACCGTGCGGACGATGCTGCGCCACGGGGGTGAGCCTGCTGAGCTGCTGCATCGCAGGCGGGCGCGCCGGTATCGCCGCTTGGTCTTCATCATCGACGTCAGCGGATCGATGGCGCCGTACGCCGACACCCTGCTCCGGTTCGCCCATGCCGCGTGCCAGGCGCGGCCGGGCACCGAGGCGTTCACCGTCGGCACCCGGCTCACACGCGTCACCAGAGAGTTGCGGATGCGGGAACCGGGCCTGGCGCTGGCGGCGGCGTCAGCGGCGATACCGGACTGGCGCGGTGGCACCCGGCTGGGCGCCGAGCTCAAGGAGTTCCTCGACAGATGGGGCCAGCGCGGTTCGGCACGAGGCGCCGTCGTCGTCATCGCCAGCGACGGATGGGAACGAGGCGACCCTGCGCCGCTGGGCGAGCAGATGGCCCGGTTGCGCAGGTTCGCCCGGCACATCGTCTGGGTGAATCCGCACCGGGGACGGGCCGGATTCGTGCCCCGCACAGGTGGCATGCTGGCCGCCATCCCGCACATCGACCGGCTGGTGGCCGGGCACTCCCTGGCGGCGATGGAGGAATTGGCCCGCACGTTGGGGAAGAATGAACCCCAGCACCTGGCCGGTCTGTCGGGGAGGGTGATGGACCATGCGTGAGGTGATGGACGAACTCGTGGCCGCGGTGGGTGACGGCG is drawn from Phytoactinopolyspora mesophila and contains these coding sequences:
- a CDS encoding vWA domain-containing protein; the encoded protein is MDRPGTHTTADDDAVGAVVEFAGRLRAAGARVPPTRVHAMIRALGELGADSLASVYWSGRLTLCASPEDIDRFDHVFAAYFSGRPERPRPRVAVEPSYQLVARPADTAGNGDQHDDEPQPPEQLATASRLEVLRHRDVAELGVAERAEVQRFVSLLVPAGPQRLTHRLRASPSGTVDPRRTVRTMLRHGGEPAELLHRRRARRYRRLVFIIDVSGSMAPYADTLLRFAHAACQARPGTEAFTVGTRLTRVTRELRMREPGLALAAASAAIPDWRGGTRLGAELKEFLDRWGQRGSARGAVVVIASDGWERGDPAPLGEQMARLRRFARHIVWVNPHRGRAGFVPRTGGMLAAIPHIDRLVAGHSLAAMEELARTLGKNEPQHLAGLSGRVMDHA
- a CDS encoding metal-sulfur cluster assembly factor; protein product: MVDMTTTVDIEDLKEALRDVVDPELGINVVDLGLIYGVNVDDEGVATIDMTLTSAACPLTDVIEEQARSVTDGLVNELRINWVWMPPWGPEKITDEGREQLRALGFNV
- a CDS encoding AAA family ATPase codes for the protein MTDTPDRFETGQRETPYNGDVTSPAQLSDRLDAAGYLADDGLATAAFLAIRMGRPLFVEGEAGVGKTSLAQALAVALGAPLIRLQCYEGVDAAQALYDWDFPRQLLHLRAAEAVGVTDVDRLEHELYDRRFLLARPLLRALEESPCVLLIDEIDRADDEFEAFLLEVLSDFTISIPEVGTVRASTPPVVVVTSNRTREVHDALKRRCLYHWLDHPGVEREIAVIRRHLPEVTERLAADVARTVHRLRELDLLKPPGLAESIDWVAALSALGANQLDADLAARTLGAVLKYQEDTERMRPQVADLVGG
- a CDS encoding formylglycine-generating enzyme family protein, which encodes MQSSIADYLIGLPSGEITLRDEGTRSDWRVEVGAFQLMRWPVTREMYGAGTGEVPAGAAGASVPITDVSWLDAVRYCNVLSEAEGLQSAYAIGDDPDGLDVAWDEAADGYRLPSEAEWEYACRAGSAEARYGELDEIGWYRGNSGGAVHDVATKAPNAWGLHDLIGNVWEWCWDLYDPSVYGPYRVFRGGGAYDPPRGCRASCRRKSHPTFRIDDLGFRLAQAV
- the def gene encoding peptide deformylase, whose amino-acid sequence is MTVRPIRLFGDPVLRTKAEPVVTFDKELRGLVKDLTETMLEAGGAGLAAPQLGVSLRVFTYDVDGIVGHLINPDLELSEEEQFGPEGCLSIPGLEYDCVRAYGVVAKGFNEFGDPVTIEGTELLARAIQHETDHLDGILFIDRLDREARKAAMKAIREAEWAGEAPPEVKISPHPTFGRAT
- a CDS encoding uracil-xanthine permease family protein, with the translated sequence MSGTPARPVDLNYGLDDVPRPLASVGLGIQHVLTMFGATVAVPLILGPAMDMNPEQMAILVSSVMICSGIATFLQVRFGTRLPIIQGVSFAFLGPFFAIIAGTVAQGGDVSMQYIAGAIIAGSVLQMVLGYTGLFGRIRRYITPVVIGPVIALIGLALFQAGAPMAGGNWWFGGLTIAAAFTFALILAPRVRFFSLFPILLALLLAYVTAWFFSAIGVLTEGNPAYVSFDGVGDAPWVRSLVFGDGGIFMPWGWPQFSLGFILATLAGFLASMIESFGDYHAISRAVGKDHPTEKQINRGIGAEGVGCFATGMFGGFASTSYTENIGLVALTKVASRRVVYIAAGFLILFGLIAKFGAVVATIPQPIVGGLYCTLFGLIASIGISNVTRADLTSQRNLMIIGFILFMGLSVPAYFEGVEIHISWAEWIGDVITTVGSTGMAVAAILGLILDNVIPGTDRERGLITDDEIRGPVGETPADD
- a CDS encoding HAD family hydrolase codes for the protein MNTVVFDLGGVLIDWDPRYLYRKLLPDDDDVERFLSEVTTPEWNLEQDRGRSWDDAVALLSEQHPGYSELIAAYHHRWEEMIGGPIGETVDILQDLRNTGTELYALTNWSAEKFPIARERFHWLSWFEGIVVSGEEELIKPDPRIFRLLAGRYGVELPSAVYIDDNSANVQAAASLGMTALHFTSPAKLRVDLTGAGLLSTPE